Proteins from one Mycolicibacter virginiensis genomic window:
- a CDS encoding MCE family protein, with the protein MRSGLATLVKFGVYAVVMVLATVFLFAIFAEVRTGPTVGYQAVFADASRLKAGDSVRVAGVRVGTVGGVSLRPDGTVLVKFQADRNIPLTTGTQASVRYLNLVGDRYLELVDGPGSTQLLGKGAQIPLERTAPALDLDLLLNGLKPVIRGLNPQDVNSLTASLIQIMQGQGGTIDSLMSRTSSFSNSLADNNQVIESLIDQLRTTLATLSNGDKRFSGAIDRLSKLVAGLAADRDPIGTAVTALDRGTASLADLLGNARDPLTNTITQVDRLTTAINADLAGLDMSLQKAPENYRKAIRLGAYGGFIQYYLCAVQIRVSDTQGRTAVFPWIKAEEGRCSDTD; encoded by the coding sequence ATGAGAAGCGGGCTGGCGACTCTGGTCAAGTTCGGCGTCTACGCCGTGGTGATGGTACTGGCGACGGTATTTCTGTTCGCGATCTTCGCCGAAGTGCGGACCGGCCCAACGGTGGGCTATCAGGCGGTGTTCGCCGACGCTTCGCGGCTCAAGGCCGGCGACAGCGTGCGGGTCGCCGGCGTGCGGGTCGGCACGGTCGGTGGCGTGTCGCTGCGTCCAGACGGAACGGTTCTGGTGAAGTTCCAGGCCGACCGCAACATCCCGCTCACCACCGGCACCCAGGCCTCGGTGCGCTACCTGAACCTCGTCGGTGACCGCTACCTGGAACTGGTCGATGGGCCGGGTTCGACTCAGCTGTTGGGAAAGGGAGCGCAGATCCCGCTCGAGCGCACCGCGCCGGCGCTGGATCTGGACCTGCTGCTCAACGGCCTCAAGCCGGTGATCCGCGGACTCAATCCGCAGGACGTCAATTCGCTCACGGCCTCGTTGATTCAGATCATGCAGGGCCAGGGCGGCACCATCGACTCATTGATGTCGCGGACGTCGTCGTTCTCAAACTCCTTGGCCGACAACAACCAGGTGATCGAATCGCTGATCGACCAACTGCGTACGACGCTGGCCACCCTGTCCAACGGCGACAAACGGTTCTCCGGGGCGATCGACCGGCTGAGCAAGCTGGTCGCCGGCCTGGCGGCCGATCGCGACCCGATCGGGACCGCGGTGACCGCCCTGGACCGCGGCACCGCGTCGCTGGCCGATCTGCTCGGCAACGCCCGGGATCCTTTGACCAACACCATCACTCAGGTAGATCGGTTGACCACTGCGATCAACGCTGACCTGGCCGGCCTGGACATGTCATTGCAGAAGGCTCCGGAGAACTACCGCAAGGCCATCCGACTCGGCGCCTACGGCGGGTTTATCCAGTACTACCTCTGCGCTGTCCAGATCCGGGTCAGCGACACCCAAGGCCGCACAGCGGTGTTCCCCTGGATCAAGGCCGAGGAGGGCCGATGCAGCGACACCGACTGA